AAGGACGTGTTAGAGGTAGCTTGCGGAACCGGACGGTTCACTGTGATGCTGGCCGAGCGCGGCGCGAACATCACCGGGCTGGACATCTCAGGACCGATGCTCCAGCAGGGCCGTGAGAAAGCACAGGCGACTGGTGTCGACGACCGTGTCGAGTTCATGCGGGGTGATGCGGCCCGGCTCCCGTTCCCGGACGACCACTTCGACACCGTGTTTGCGATGCGCTTTTTCCATCTGGCGGACACGCCGGCGGCGTTCCTCGCTGAGATGCGCCGCGTCTCGAAGGAACAGGTCTTCTTCGATACGTTCAACCGGTTTTCGACCCGGTCGATATACAACTGGGCGCTCCCGATGGGGTCGCGGCTCTACTCCCGCTGGGAGATCGACCGGCTGCTGGACGGAGCCGGACTGGAACTGACCGAGGCGAACCACGACTGGCTGCTTCCCTACGGATTCTACCGGAAGATTCCGAACGAACTGGCCGCCTCGTTCCGCTCGCTCGATACGGCGCTCGGCGGCACGCCACTCGGCGAAAAGCTGGCATCGGTGTCGTACTGGAACACCCATGTGTAGCTCGCCGCCGCTCGGACAGCCCGTTTTCCCTGAATGGATGTCGCCGTCCGTCTCCCGCGACTTTTAAGCGCCTTCGCCGCCGTACCCAGAGGTATGGATATCTCGGTAGTGGTCCCGACGTTGAACGGCCGGGAGGAGCTGTCCGGCTGTCTGGACGCACTCACCGAGCAGGTTCCCGATGCCGAAGTGATTGTGGTCAACGGCCCGTCGGCCGACGGCACGACGGGCATGGTCCGCGACCGGGACGACGTGTCGATCCTCGTCGAGATCGCCGACCGCTCGGTCACGGTCGCCCGCAACGCAGGGATCGACCGGGCAACGGGAGACGTTATCGCGCTCGTCCACCAGGCTCTCTCGGTCGAGTCCGGCTGGGCTGACGCGGTGAAAAACGGGCTCTCGGGGGCAACCCAGGCCATCACCGGGCCGACACACCAGCAACTCTGGGCCGGAATGACGACCGAAACCGAGGAGACGCGGACGATAGCCGGCCGCGACGTGACGTATTTCAATCCCGGAAACGTCGCGTTCGACGCGGAGGTGCTGGAAGCGCTCGACGGGTTCGACGAGTACCTGAACGTTGGCAGCGCCCGGGACTTCGCACACCGGATGGCCGCCAGTGATTACGGCGTCGACTGGAGCACGGCGATGTGCGTCAGCCGCGAGTTCGAGGCCGACGGCGGCACCACGGAGACCGACTGGAACTGGAAGTACCGCTCGCTCGCCTACCGGCTGGTGAAGAACTACAACGTCCGCCCAACCGTGTTGCGGCGACTCCTCAGCCACGCGGTGAGTGACGCGACGGACGCGCTGATCGATGTCGTGCGCGGGGAGACGACGCCGTCGCAGTGGCTCGGCAACGGGCAGGACGTGTTCGGCGGCGTCGGGTCCGGCATCGTCGACGGCCTCCGCGCACGCGTGACCGACCGGACACCCTGTCGGAACCCGAACGGCCGCTCCGCGCGCGCGGACCGCGCGGTGACTGTGTACGACTGGCGGTAGTAGCGGTAACCGGTACTGGCCGCAACCGTTCGACCGGAATAGGAGTTGTCGGCGGTCAGGGGGCCAGCGCCTCGATGACGCGGTTGGGATTGTTCGAGAACACCTTTCGCATCGCGTCTTCGGGAACGTCCAGTGTCAGAATCTCCATCACGGCCACGTTCGGGTGGACGCTGGGGACGCCGCTCCCGAAGAGAACGCGGTCAGGGTGTTCCAGAATCGCCCGCTCCATCGGCCGCCGGTAGCGGACCGCACTGGTGTCGAGATACAGATTGTCGTGGGTCTCCAGCAGGTCGATAGCTCGTTCCATCAGGTCCCGCCGGAGCGGGTGGGCACCGAAATGCGAAAGGATGACCGGGAAATCGTACGCTAACAGCGATTCGGCGACAGTTTCGGGCGGAAACCCTTCGCCGCCGTGGACGATGACGGGCAGTGATACGGACGCCAGTTCTGCGAGGACTTCTTCGTCGGGTAGTCCGTCAGTCGGTGGATGGATCTTGAAGCCATAGAACCGGTCGTCGTAGGCGTACTGCTCGATGTCCTCGGGCGAGGTGTGTTCCTCCGTGCGACTGCTCGCGAGGTTGCGGAGGGTCGACCCGGGACCGGTCCCCGGGTCCCGAGCGCCGTTGACTCTGGCGAAGGCGACCATCGGCCGCTCGACAGTCATCCGGGCGACGGCGTTGTTCGCTTTCAGATACGAGCCGTCTCGCTCGCCGGGAAAGACGACGGAGCGGACGACACCGGCCTGGTGCATCTCCCGTTCCAGTTGCTCCGGGTCACCCATACCGTCTCGGGGTCGGCGCTGCTCGTCGGGTTCCAGTCGCGCGTGCACGTCGACCACCCGAAAGCCGTGCTCCAACTCCAGCATCTACTATACGGTGTGTATACTCCCATATTAAAAGGTGTGTAGGTCCAGCCGGGATTACAGGGACAGCACGGCGCTGTCACCCGACGAGCGGTCTACGCCGTTAGAAAGTTTTATATAGAACCGCTTGCCTTGTCTTAAGTGAGGTTCAACACATATGTCATCTGGCCAGCGACGCATGGGCGGCCAGCCTCTTTTCATCCTTGATGAGGACGCCCAGCGCACACACGGGAAGGACGCACAGTCATCGAACATCTCCGCCGGAAAGGCCGTAAGCGAGTCCGTACGGACCACGCTCGGTCCCCGCGGCATGGACAAGATGCTCGTCTCCGACGACGGTGATGTGGTCATCACCAACGACGGGGCGACCATCCTCTCCGAGATGGACATCGAACACCCCGCGGCCCAGATGATCGTCGAAGTCGCCCAGACCCAGGAGGACGAAGTGGGCGACGGCACGACGACGGCGTCCGTGCTGGCCGGGGAACTGCTGACGAAAGGCGAGGACCTGCTCGATGACGACGTCCACCCGACAACAATCGTCGAGGGGTACTCCGCCGCGGCCGAACTCGCACAGGACGCTATCAACGAGCTCGTCCTCGACGTCGACCTCGACGACGAGACACTCGTCGAAGTTGCCGAGTCCTCGATGACCGGCAAGGGAACCGGTGACGTCGAGGCCGAGAAACTCGCCGAAGTCGTCGTCGACGCCGTCCGCCACGCCAAGAGCGACAACGGCGTCCGCCGGGACAACATCGAAGTCCACACCCAGACGGGTGCGGCTTCCTCCGCGACCAAGCTCGTCGAGGGCGTTATCGTCGACGAGACGGCCGTCCACGACAACATGCCGACCTCGGTCGAGGACGCGTCCATCGCGGTCATCGACACCGAACTCGACGTCCGCGAGAGCAACATCGACGCCGAGTACAACGTCTCCAGCGTCGACCAGCTCAACGCCGCGCTCGATGCCGAGGAGCAGGAACTCAGCGGCTACGCCGAGGAAGTCGTCGAAAGCGGCGCTGACGTGGCCTTCGTCACCGAGGACGTCGCCGACCGCGTCGCCTCCCAGCTCGCCAAGGAAGGCGTCTTCGTCGCCGACAGCATCGGCTCCTCGACCGCCAAGGACATCGTCGAGGCCACCGGCGCAAAGCGCGTCGGCTCGCTGGAAGCCCTCGACGAGGACTCGCTCGGCCACGCCGACAGCGTCGACGTCGAGAAGCAGGGCGACGACGACGTGACGTTCATCACCGGCGGCGCGACCGCCGAGTCCGTCACGGTCATCGCCCGCGGCTCCACCGAACACGTCGTCGACGAGCTCGAACGCGCGCTCAACGACGCGCTCGACACCGTCATCGCCGCGCTCGACGCCGGCGGTGTGGTCCCCGGCGCAGGCGCGACCGAAATCGCCATCGCCGACCACATCCGCTCCGAAGCGGCGTCCATCGAGGGCCGCAAGCAGCTCGCCGTCGAAGCGTTCGCCGACGCCGTCGACGTGCTGCCCCGAACCCTCGCGGAGAACACGGGCCTCGACGCCATCGACGCGCTCGTCGACCTCCGCGCAGAACACGAGAGCGAGGGCATCGCTGGCATCATCAGCGAAGGCCAGACCGGCGTCGTCGGTGACCCCGTCGACTACGGCATCCTCGACCCCGCCGCTGTCAAGCGCGAAGCGGTCGACTCCGCCACCGAGGCGGCGACGATGATCGTCCGCATCGACGACGTTATTTCGTCGAGCTAAGCTGGTTTAGACATCAAACCTGTTTTCTTTTGACTGCGCCAGAGAGCGGCGCGACCGCTGTAGAAACTACCGCTCAGTCGCCGCTGGGTTCGACAGAAAGCGTCAGCGTCGCATCGTGGCCGTCAGCGAGCGCTTCGACGAGGTCCCGGTCCACGTCGCCGGCTGCCGTGTCGGCGTTCACCATCACGGTCCGGTCATCGACGTAGTCGCTCGTCCGCAGGACGTGGCTCCGGTCGTTCTCGAAGGAGAGGTCGGGATGGCCGGTTCCGGTCACAGTAACGGTCTGCTCGCCGGCTTCGATAGTTGCCGTAATCGTCGCGTCGGCGTCCTGGCAGGCCGTCACGAACTCGCTGTCGAAGTCGGCGGGGACGCGGTCGGCTTCGATAGCGAGGATGCAGTCACCTGCAGGAGTCAGAAAGTCGTCGCTCGTCACTTCCAGCGTGCTGGCGTGCTCGCCGGAGACGTTCTCGTGGCCCTGTGCGTGGACCACTTCCTCGAGTGTCATACCTCCCGGTCACTGCCGGGCGTACTTCAGCGGGACGACTCCGACCTGACGACGGTAACCGTCACCGCACCGCAGGCGCACTCGTGGGCCTCGCGGCGGCCGGCCTCGGTCTCGAACACCAGCGCTGGCTCGCCGAGCGGGCGCTCGCAGTGCTGGGCCTCGCAGGTCGGTGTCGCCGCCTCGTGTAGTTCGGTGAGCATATCTGGATAGTAGATGGCTACCTATGTCAAGGCGAGCCATCCCCGTAGTGAAAGTGAAAGTGAAGCCGTGGGGCAAAGGATATGCCCCCGCGGAACGGGCCACAAGGTATGTCGCTGGAGTGGCGCGGCGCGGCGGTTGCGCCGGACGACGAGATGCCGTCCCCGGAGTCGTGGGAACCGGTGTCAGTGCCCGGCCGGCCCGAGGGGTTCGCCGGCGCCGAGGCCGTGGCCTACGAAACGACGTTCTCGGACCCGCGGGACGAGAGCGATGCACACACGCTGCTGGTGCTGAACGGAGCGTACGCGCACACGCGCGTGTGGTGCAACGGGGATCTGCTCACCAGCCACGACGCCTACTTCGAACCGCTCCGGGTTCGACTCCCCGAGAGCGAGGAGTACCGGATCGTCGTGGAGTGTCGCGCGCCGGCGGACCGTTTCGGCGGGTTGCACGCGACCGACCAGCTACCGCCGGAGCGCTGTGTCCCGGGCATCTGGTGGGACGCACGGCTCGAAACCCGGCCCGACCCCTGCGTGAGCGAGCTTTCGGCCCAGCCACAGGTATCGGAAGCCGACGTAACCGATGCGACAGTGGAAGTGTCGGCGACTGTCCTGTCCGAAGAGCCGCTTGACGACCGGATTACGCTCTCACTCCGGCCGGAGGGTGACGTTCGTGGCGGCGGGATGATGGACCGCGCTCGCGTCTCGACTGACGAGGAGACGACGTCGGTGACCTACACGATAGACGTGCGCGACCCGTCGCTGTGGTGGCCCCACGACCGCGGCGAGCAGTCCCGCTACGTCCTCAGCGCGAAGCTCGATGACGACGAACACTCGGTGACGACGGGACTACGTACTGTTTCGTACGACGACGGCCTGCAGGTCAACGGCGAGGAGGTGCCGGTTCGCGGCGTGACACTGCTGGACCCGACCGCGGAGGACGTCGTGCGGGCCGTCGACGCCAACGCAAATCTGGTCCGGGTTCGGGCACAGGGGACGCCGCCCGAAGTGGCCCGCGCCTGTGACGACCACGGCGTCCTGCTCTGGCAGGACCTCCCGTTGTCGGGCCCCGGTTCGTTCGACAACGAACGGGGAACCAATCTCGCGGCACGGCTCGATGCGACCTACGCGCAGCATCCCAGTTTCGCGGCGGTCGGCGTTCACGACGAGCCAGTGTCACCCTACGCCGACGGCCTTGGGTCCGGGTTCCTCGACCGACTACGCTTTCGCTGGCGGGCCTGGCGAACCGGATACGACAGCACCGAGGCCGAGACCGTGGCTGGGGCCGTGGACTCCGTCCCGACGTTCCCGGTGGTCGGCCCGCCCGGAATCGACCCCGACGCGGCCACGCTGTACCCGGGGTGGCGGTACGGCGACACGGCCGACCTCCCATGGCTCTGTTCCCAGTTCGGCGTCGGCGACGTCGTCGCCGGCTTC
The genomic region above belongs to Haloarcula hispanica ATCC 33960 and contains:
- a CDS encoding DUF371 domain-containing protein encodes the protein MTLEEVVHAQGHENVSGEHASTLEVTSDDFLTPAGDCILAIEADRVPADFDSEFVTACQDADATITATIEAGEQTVTVTGTGHPDLSFENDRSHVLRTSDYVDDRTVMVNADTAAGDVDRDLVEALADGHDATLTLSVEPSGD
- the thsA gene encoding thermosome subunit alpha — translated: MGGQPLFILDEDAQRTHGKDAQSSNISAGKAVSESVRTTLGPRGMDKMLVSDDGDVVITNDGATILSEMDIEHPAAQMIVEVAQTQEDEVGDGTTTASVLAGELLTKGEDLLDDDVHPTTIVEGYSAAAELAQDAINELVLDVDLDDETLVEVAESSMTGKGTGDVEAEKLAEVVVDAVRHAKSDNGVRRDNIEVHTQTGAASSATKLVEGVIVDETAVHDNMPTSVEDASIAVIDTELDVRESNIDAEYNVSSVDQLNAALDAEEQELSGYAEEVVESGADVAFVTEDVADRVASQLAKEGVFVADSIGSSTAKDIVEATGAKRVGSLEALDEDSLGHADSVDVEKQGDDDVTFITGGATAESVTVIARGSTEHVVDELERALNDALDTVIAALDAGGVVPGAGATEIAIADHIRSEAASIEGRKQLAVEAFADAVDVLPRTLAENTGLDAIDALVDLRAEHESEGIAGIISEGQTGVVGDPVDYGILDPAAVKREAVDSATEAATMIVRIDDVISSS
- a CDS encoding glycoside hydrolase family 2 protein: MSLEWRGAAVAPDDEMPSPESWEPVSVPGRPEGFAGAEAVAYETTFSDPRDESDAHTLLVLNGAYAHTRVWCNGDLLTSHDAYFEPLRVRLPESEEYRIVVECRAPADRFGGLHATDQLPPERCVPGIWWDARLETRPDPCVSELSAQPQVSEADVTDATVEVSATVLSEEPLDDRITLSLRPEGDVRGGGMMDRARVSTDEETTSVTYTIDVRDPSLWWPHDRGEQSRYVLSAKLDDDEHSVTTGLRTVSYDDGLQVNGEEVPVRGVTLLDPTAEDVVRAVDANANLVRVRAQGTPPEVARACDDHGVLLWQDLPLSGPGSFDNERGTNLAARLDATYAQHPSFAAVGVHDEPVSPYADGLGSGFLDRLRFRWRAWRTGYDSTEAETVAGAVDSVPTFPVVGPPGIDPDAATLYPGWRYGDTADLPWLCSQFGVGDVVAGFGAGALGTADPVDTPGFDRARHDRHIDDGVAGSQAYQADVVREVAEGLRQRRAPVVVLDSLRDVGDAGMGVLAADGSEKTAHDVLADSYEPTQVVLSAPSPGERDVVVLHDRPESTNLTVEWDCNGEREQAEHTVGPFARVPVDTLTLSAGDEVTLAVTDGQRVVKNEYTISQ
- a CDS encoding glycosyltransferase family 2 protein, yielding MDISVVVPTLNGREELSGCLDALTEQVPDAEVIVVNGPSADGTTGMVRDRDDVSILVEIADRSVTVARNAGIDRATGDVIALVHQALSVESGWADAVKNGLSGATQAITGPTHQQLWAGMTTETEETRTIAGRDVTYFNPGNVAFDAEVLEALDGFDEYLNVGSARDFAHRMAASDYGVDWSTAMCVSREFEADGGTTETDWNWKYRSLAYRLVKNYNVRPTVLRRLLSHAVSDATDALIDVVRGETTPSQWLGNGQDVFGGVGSGIVDGLRARVTDRTPCRNPNGRSARADRAVTVYDWR
- a CDS encoding class I SAM-dependent methyltransferase — encoded protein: MKGQEWYQADTVAEEYEAKRFSRGGRLIDRREKQAVLDAIGPVADKDVLEVACGTGRFTVMLAERGANITGLDISGPMLQQGREKAQATGVDDRVEFMRGDAARLPFPDDHFDTVFAMRFFHLADTPAAFLAEMRRVSKEQVFFDTFNRFSTRSIYNWALPMGSRLYSRWEIDRLLDGAGLELTEANHDWLLPYGFYRKIPNELAASFRSLDTALGGTPLGEKLASVSYWNTHV
- a CDS encoding amidohydrolase family protein → MLELEHGFRVVDVHARLEPDEQRRPRDGMGDPEQLEREMHQAGVVRSVVFPGERDGSYLKANNAVARMTVERPMVAFARVNGARDPGTGPGSTLRNLASSRTEEHTSPEDIEQYAYDDRFYGFKIHPPTDGLPDEEVLAELASVSLPVIVHGGEGFPPETVAESLLAYDFPVILSHFGAHPLRRDLMERAIDLLETHDNLYLDTSAVRYRRPMERAILEHPDRVLFGSGVPSVHPNVAVMEILTLDVPEDAMRKVFSNNPNRVIEALAP